In Sparus aurata chromosome 5, fSpaAur1.1, whole genome shotgun sequence, the genomic window GATCGACTTCTCTGATGATTCAGTGGTCAGTATAATTAAAACGAGCCAGCAACTGTTTACTGCTCCACAACAGCTAACTGCACCTCCCGAACTGGTAATAGAGTCCTGGATGAATGAGTGGGGCGTATCTTAAATCCTTAATTTACTTGCAACAGCTTCACCTCCACCTACAGCCACTGTCTTTTTATGATAGAAATCTATCATTAAAAAGGGCCTGCAACAACCTAAATCTATATAAAACAATCAGAATGGGGTGCATCATCCCTGGTGCCACATCAACGCAGATTTCACGCATATATGTTCTGTGTCCAGTTTATAAAGTAGGCCCTTTAAAACTTGTACAGTACAATTGTTCTGCAATAAACCCCTTCTGCATGACGGTGATAAAGGTTACAAATCTAATAATTATTCGAAATCTATCTTAAATCAACAAGGACAGACTATGTGTGAGGAAAACTTCTCTGTGTAACACAATATGATTCAGCCTCCAAAAGAGCCATATTGATCGACAGCTTTCTAAAACAGATTGAACATACATTTCACATTACAACCACCTTCATGTAGTATTCACAGAGACTGCAATAGTTTGAGCTCCGTGTATACAACTGGCAACTGTTTGAGTGTTAAATTGCACAGCTGTGAGCTACAGTTAGCGAACTACTTCATGTGACAATCTGTCTGTATTTACAACAACATAACTGCTGCTGCAATTAACTAATATCTAAATATAACTGCTTTGCACAGCTGCTGAACTGCTGTGTACACTTCTCATTCTTTCCTTATGTCTTTGTTTCTTATCCTGCAGTATTCCGTGACGTCTCTGAAGAGTATACCAGAGTTGTCCAGGAGGAGTGATGGCCAGGCAGAAGAGAGACCAGGTAACTAAGTGTTATAGACATATAGATGAGTAGGAATTCTTACTCTCTTCGTAACTAAAACTGTGTAACAGAGACGCGTCTACTGAGTCTACTCTCGGTGCAAATTTGTTTGGTTGGTATGCAAAGTTATACCAGGCCTTCACAAAACAGAATTTGATGTCCTTCTCTGCTTTTTATATATGTAAACTTCATTTACCAAATAACTCAACTGATGTCTCattgtgtctcctcctcctgcagctccagccATCAACTGGAGTCGTGGCGTTTCCTCCCACAGTGGCGGTGGAATCAAACCAACGGGGCTCGCTGAGGTCCACAGTAAATTCCGTCCGGTGAAGAGAGTCTCCCCTCTAAAACACCAACCAGAGACCACCGACTCCGACTCTGATGGTAAAGTCCAGGGTCAGGGGCTGGGGCTGGGGGAGCAGGGGGAGGGCAGTAAGGATGACCCCAGCACTGAAAAACCGACTCAGCCCTCTACATCCTCTGACGGGTCAGGAGGGAAGGGCAAGGGCCTGGGTGGCGGTGTTGGTGTCGTTGGAGGAAACAACCCCCAGGTTCTGTTCGGGGAGCTGGAGCACTACGATCTGGACATGGACGAGATTCTGGACGTGCCTTATATCAAGTCCAGTCAGCAGATGTCCACGCTGCCCCGTGTCCCGCATGACAAGCGCTCAGTGACAGGAAGTAACCTGGGTGGAGGCACCCTGGAGAGGAACCGGGGAGGAGGACTGAAGAGCTCCGCTCTATCCCACAACGAGTCTCTGAACctgggcagcagcagctcacagacTCCGGTACACACTGATCAACTTCATAAACAATTGTTCAGTAATATTTTTCAAAGATATTTGTGCATCTATCGGTGACCTAGTAGAATTATGAGGTGGAAATCATCCCGTGTAAATTGTTTTACCTATAGTTTAAAGTGTAAAGATCATATTTTAGCAAAACTTTAGATATtgtataaaatgtcttttttcatcatttaatcaTATTTATTCATCACACTAATGAAATCAAGCACACATTTAACAAGTTAATGTGTTTAACAGTAATAGATATAAGCTGTATTAATGATAGAATAATCAAACATAATGTTGTTGAATTGGTTTGTTGTAATTCATGTGTCTCCTGCAGTATTGTGTCCTGTCTCCGGTGAAGTGGTCAGACCTGAGGAAGTCCAAGTCCATGGATCCagacctccaccacctccaccgcTCCCCAGCTGGAGGAGGCTACCAGTCGGAGTTGctctcctctggactcctcagctgctcctcctctctctcctctttctctgatGCAGGTACCCCTACATATATTGTCAATTTTCCTCCTAAATGTTGACCTTTTCTTGGCTGACTATACAACTGTCATTGTTGGAATGATGAATTCTAGACAAGCTGCTGTCTGCGCGGGTCTACCCAGACTCCCAGACTCAGAGGCCAGGCGTGGAGCCTCCAGGTGGCCCGGTGCTGATGTTCCCCATGCCAGGCTGTAGCGTAAGCAGGCAGGATGCCTCCAAGTCCTGGGCTCCtggatcaggaggaggaggtggtggcagCAGTGCGTCAAGGGGatttggaggtggaggagcaggaggagaggtggacgaGGAGACCAAGAAAAACCAGAACATCATCAACATTGTCAGAGAGGGACAGATCTCTTTGCTGGTGAGTGGGAGAAATCCTGACCATTCAGAGACATTTGCAAACCACATTTGTTGTTATATCCACCTCTTCTTTCGCCTCCTCTTAATGCTTATTCTTTTCCCCTTTCTCCTTTGTATCTTGCTTctcctcacctccttcctctgctcCTTGACTCTTCCCCTCTTtatctacctcctcctgcagcctcacctggcAGCAGATAACCTGGAGCTGATCAGAGATGAGGATGGGAACAACCTGCTGCACATCTCGGCCTGTCAGGGTCATGCCGACTGTCTGCAACATCTCACCTCTCTGATGGGAGAAGACAGTCTCAATGAACGCAACAACCAACAGCTCACCCCTGCTGGTCTGGGagtcaaggtgtgtgtgtgtgtttgtgtgtgtgtgtgttagattgATTGTATGACTGACTTCTTATTTACAGTTTATGTGCTTCCCGAAACTTTGTGGAAAGCTGTCAATTTGgactaaaaacattttattattggAATAATCTATTGTGAAATTATGAAtactatattttttaaaatatgaaacataaatAGAAGAAACATCAAGCAGCCATGGTCTCCCTTTTTTAATGGGCAAATACAAGACTTTTTGTAGAAAATACTTGCTGCCCTACTTCTCAGCTTCAGTGATCATCTATGCACTTTTCCTGTGTTATAGCACAGcttaaaatcttttaaaaatctgcttcatttcctccattttgcctctgcagctgtaaatatttgtcctcaggaaaaaaaataaatctgttatCTGTACCAAGGACCATcagacatctgattggctgttggcGGCTGGTCAGTGAGGTCATAAAGTATTCAGATTGAAACTTTTGATAAAATGATGTAAAATTTTGCATcagctctgttggcagaagcaGGGTGTTCAAAATGAGCCCCAGGAATGAAGCTGGGGAAAGTGAACACCATACATACTGAGtagcttttgttttgtctgcccTGCAGTGGAAACCAGGCTCTTGGTTGTCCGCCAGACAGGAAGCGTGTTATCTAGAGACAAGCTGGGCAGCTGAGTCCTGACTGGCTTTGTATCAACAGGCGTCTGATTTACTTACTCAGATTAATGGGATGACAGCTTTCCAACCACCTGGTTCTTACTGAAAAatgttaactgtgtgtgtgtctgtgtgtgtctgtgtgtgtctgtgtgtgttttgtcacagAACGGTCATCTGGAGTGTGTGAGGTGGATGGTGAGTGAGACGGAGGCCAtcgctgagctgagctgcaccAGAGAACATCCCAGTCTGATCCATTACGCTGCCCGTTATggacaggtaacacacacatattagaCCTAAAATGACAGCATATGAAATGTGGTATTATTCCATTATTTAGCGTCAGTTTTTATCAACTTCATGTGTCAAATCAGGGCGtcaaacagtaaaaacatctCTTCCCATCGCTATTCTCAATCATCTGATATCGACCCTTGTTAGACCAGAAGATGATGGAAGGATGTTTCCTTTCCTCTTTACCCCTCCGGGCAATGAGGGATCATTTTCTCCCATCAGGCCAGAAAAGAATTAACTCAACCATGGATGTTCGAGCACACTGAGTGGTCTTACACAGACACCAGACTTACCAGGGTGTAAGTCTTTAATTCAAGACACAACAAAGAAGCATCCTCAGCACAACCTTTAACTGTATTTTGCGCATTTCTACAGTTTTATCATTTAGAAACTTAATTGTGTGTAAGGTAATATGTGAAGGTAAAGTTCAAACAGGTAAAACTGCCAATACTGTATTATAATTATGTTAATGTGAAGGgaatgatttgttttaaatggtATGCTGTTTTCTTGAGACTGTCTGCAGTTTAAAGAAGCTCATCTGTTAGTGATAAagacttttattattttaaatgttctcATGTTATGTTTTCATAGTGTCTAATATGTAAGGGGTGTGTGCGGTTGGTTTGGTAAtacatctccctccctctgtctgtctctccaggAGAAGGTCTTGTTGTGGCTGCTTCAGTTCATGCAGGAACAGGCAATCTCTTTGGACGAAGTCGACCAGAATGGAAACACTGCTGTCCACGTAGCAGCTCAGTATGGACACCTGACCTGTATACAGGTGTGTACTGCTGGAAAGTAGCTATTCTTTTGTTGTCCCTCAGCCGTCTGTGGTTGGTATTGTGGTCTGTTTCATTTGACATCCCCTCCGTCTCCTCCCTTCAACATTTGCTGATACTTCGGTAGCACTGATTGTCAGCAGATCGGAAGCAGGGCCTCATGGGAAAATGAAGCACATTTATGCTTGAGCAGTCTTGTAATTTTAAATCACAGTCGATTATAAGTACTCAAAAAGGTGAAGAATAAAAGTTACTTTAAGAAATTTGTTCTGAACACCAACCCCTTGAGTTTTTAAACTATTTCAGCACTAATAGAGCCCCGCAAATGATGTTGTAGCTGTGATacagaaaatgatttaaagccaggcataatattgttattatttttgttatttaaaaatgtaaaagtcaaCATTAAAGCCTAGTTTTTGGTATTCTAAAACAATGTATTTCTCCAGGCTGGTGTGACAATCCAGACTTCTGTTTTTCAGGAACATCCTGTTTCTGTTACACTGCTCCTACttagcatgaaaaaaaacactgatttgttATAACATATGTTTTACAGTATGAACCTCAGTTTCCTACTGTGGAGgctaagtgttttttttatccctgGAAGGTGGCACACCCTGCTCAAGGAGAGGTGGATGTTATCAATCTTGTCTGCTTCCTGTTGGCGAGCCAGGCTGACAATCAAAATACTGATTAAGTTAATGATCTGTTTTAGATATAATGGCTGCTTTTTCTCAGCTGGTAAAGGTTGATCCTTACAGCGGGGAGAGTATTTTACTAGACCGAAGCACTGATAATATGTCTACTACTGGAAATAATCATGTTCTGATTTAAATCCTGACATCAGCATATCTGGAAAAAAAGAGCAGTAATGGTTTaagtctctgtgtctctctctccctagaCTCTGGTGGAGTACGGCTCTAATGTGACCGTCCAGAACCAGCAGGGGGAGCGGCCGTCCCAGAGTGCAGAGCGACAGGGACACACAACCTGCGCTCGATACCTGGTTGTCGTGGAAACCTGCATGTCGTTGGCCTCACAGGTTGTAAAACTCACCAAACAGCTCAATGAGTAAGTTACAATATTTTAACTTAAAATGTTGAAGTTTGATAGCTTTTTGAGTTCAAAGTTATCCAACAGCTCACTGGCAACAGTTAGAGGCTGTTTACACTGAACATGACATGGAGCATACAGGTTGAGGGGTCTCAGTGTTAATcattttgcgtgtgtgtgtgttatttgttgAGCAGACaagctgcagagaggatcacTCTACAGCAGCAACTGCAGAGAATGATGGACCCCAACAAAGCTGAGGGGACACCTTCCAGATCCCCCAGGTAGCACACACGCACTAAGGGTGTCACGATTTCGAATTTAAAATCGAAATCGAccgaaattaagtcacaatTTCGaactttgaattaaaaaatcgAATCGTCGATGCTGCCCCCATGTCACGTCCGGTCGGCTTGCCAagcgaaaaaaaacacaaaagtgctGCGAGCCAACCTCCTCTTACTTAGCTATAGCCAGTCAAACAATAGCATTgcaactgcagatgcaggagacccatcgacagaacttgaaccccctcctctttcactgaagttgCCGGTGtagaagtattttggatttccagtgagttatgttgacaaTGCTCGTGTTGTTGACAAAAAAGCCAAAGTTTGCAAGCTCTGCTATGTGCGTTTACCATATTCTTCCACTGGCAGCACGACTAACATGGCAGAGCATCTCCGCAGGCACCACAAAAAAATTGATTTATCTGTTAAACCAACACCTGTAGCACAAACTACTCTTCCATGTAACTCAACTCGTGCAAATGCAATTACAAGCGCCTTAGGAGTATTCATAGTCGCAGATATGCGACCTTATTCGGTGGTGGAAAAGTCCGGTTTTAGGCATTAAATTAGCGTGCTAGAACCACACAATGAAATCCCATGTAGAACGCATCTCACAGCAACGGTGATACCCTCCATGTACAATAATGTAAAGGAGAAAGTTATTGAAGGCCTGAGCAGTGCACATTTAGTGGTATAAATTACAGATGGCTGAACTTCCAGAGCAACACAGAGCTTCATGACTGTCACAGCACATTACATTAATGATGACTGGGAAATTCAAAATCCAGTCCTTCAAACTCGCCCCATATACTGTATGAAGCTCACAGAAGTGAGCAGGttaagtttccaattgactgaagatataagttactgttacattatgttgttaataaatgttttaaatttgacaatgtagtgtggtacattgcgaacaaaggtcagatattatattgcataaaagtctaaaaatggcatagcaacctgtgctttaatagaaataaaagtaattatcgagaatcgaatcgaaccgtgaccttagatttgaaaatgtaatcaaatcgaggatttggagaattgtgacacccctaacacacacacagacacacacacacacacacaccgtgatGAACTACAACTTTGGGTCCTATGAGTCGTGTTATTTTATAATGTTGGCAATACTAATATTTCTGTATGCAAATAAGTATCTTCTCATTCTTTGCAACTGCTACAAGACCACAGAATAAGGCAAGCATATCAGCTGATAGACAGAAGTCAAGATGATGTAGCCAAGATGTGTGAGTCAACGCAGTGAGTCTAAAAAAGTACTGTTCTCCCAGAATGTCAGCTCAGGTAAACAACACAGTGACCGCAGCGATACTTGTCACCACCCAGGAATACTCTTTACAGAGTTAGTTGAATGATGATGGTACTCCACTGCTCAGAGCATCGGATATGAGCAGATTTCAGGAGAGCAGCGTAAAAGAGACAACTTGAATACAGCACCTGAACCAGCTGTCAGGTTGTGCTCCATTGTGGCAGGTGTATCAGGTGGAAAACAAGCGGGCCAAGAAGTATGGTGGGATTATTTTGTTGTAGTAATACATTATTATTCAATAATAATTTCTTTGGAACAGTTTGAACTGTAGATAAGGTCAGTATTACCAATTTCCTGTAGTAGTAGGAGTAGCATCTGTGAGGGTGTTGGTGTCTTGTTGAAGAATACATTTTGTCTCTCTGGACTCCAGCTCCCATCAGCCTTCAGTGGAGGCATGGCCTGAGATGATGCTGACAGCCGAGGGGACTCCAGGTGATGGTCAATGGCTAGTTCGCCAGGGAGGGGTGGGACCAGACTCTGTGCTGCGGCAGCTGCTGGGGAAGGACATGTCGGACACCCTGTGTCCCAGGGAGAGGCTGCCTCCGGCAGGTAGCCTAAGCAGGGAGGGCGCCTGTGGTGCAGGAGCCTCTGGGGCCCGCAGGGCGGGACTGATGGAAAGGAGAGAGCTCAAACTAGCGAGACTCAAACAGATCATGCAGCGCTCTCTGAGTGAATCGGATTCAGATGGTTATCCACCAGAGGAAGGTAAAAATCAAGTACCCTCGACCTCAAACACACTTCGGCCTGAGAGGCCGTCCCACCTGCCAATCACAGAGGAGGAGCCGGTGTCAAACCACCTTAATGTGATAATGAGGAAgcacctcccctcctcctcctcttcctccaccattGAGAGGAAGCTGGCATTTTCTCTCAGCGGGTCAAAGTCGGTGGACAGCATCGGTTACaacccctcccccacctccagCGACCCTGATGCCGTAGACGGTAAAACACCAGATGCTTCCACCGACTCCAATGATGCCGCTAACGGCCAGAAAGTTGCCACCAGTCCCAAGAGTGCTCTGAAGTCACCCTCGTCTCGCAGGAAGACATCTCAGAACCTCAAACTGAGGGTCACCTTCGATGAGCAGGTCCACAAGAGCACCAATCAGGAGGCAGAGCAGACCAAGGGGCATCATGGGAAGGAGAGGACTCCAACAGGAAGCTCTGAAAGCAAGAGGCCATTCGGGGCATTCCGCTCCATCATGGAGACACTGAGTGGaaacacaaaccacaacaacaacagtggtgGTCAGTCGGGctctgctgttaaactgtcCAACTGTCAGAACTCAACTGGCAAGAAGTCCGAAAGTAAAGGCAGCCCAGGAGGAGGAGCCAGAGGCAAGGGCAAAACCAGTAACGTTTAACCAACCAGTGCCTACTGAAGGGCAGAGAGCACATAATGAACAGACCACTACAAAGAGCAAACAGCAAGAGGCAGAGAACATGAGAAATTTACAGCCACTGATCTGAGTAACATGTTTTAtggaacagttttttcttttttattggaCAGGGTCTTTATGACCAGCTATCCTGCCAGTTTGCCCCCTTTTATTACAAGagactttgtttgtgtgtttaaaggtaaaataatGACTGCACAGAGACAGAAGTTATAACATTTGACTCTTTTACTGATAATCCATACAGCAGATTACCACCACAAACATACCTGTTTATATGCTAAATTGGTCGGTAAAATACACGTCCCAGTGTCTATAGTACACTATTGTGTCTATTGGTCCATCTATAAGGTTTTTCTTGGCTTTTGAACAGtaattcattgttttcattcattcatcagtgGATGGAGTTTGCTTCTTTGTCATCGAGTATGTCATTTAAAAGTAAACTTTAGAGTTAGctttgattattttgtcaaaaGTATAACTTTCGCACTCAAAAAAGAGATTCTTGTTTATACAGTAAGTGGACCAATTCCAATGTTAATGACAGTATTTTATCACACATCTATTCTTAGTGAGTCATGCTAAATGTTTTATACTTACTAGGATAATGATTCTCATGTTCTTTGCctcaaatgtttgacttttgaTGGTTTTATACAGTTAAGGGACTGAAAGACAAAAGCAGAACCTGTCtcatctctgtgtctgtctgtttaaatgtatttgatgcTGTTATTCAGACAGAATCACTACAAAGTGAATGAGAAGATCCTGTGTTTGATGAAACTGAAGCAAATGTTTTTACTGACCGACCCAAAGGAAGTTTGTTTGTGTAGCAATTGGCATCCTGCAGGGACCTCACATCACCATAATACcacttttcatatatttttagttttgtcacatttggtttgattttgttttacagaTCCGTCCCAGAGTTCATTGGTCTGCTAAAcgaatcaaaacaaacaagtgtcAAAACTTCATCTTTCTAACTGGAGATTGAGATTTATGTTCCTTTGCCACTCTGTTACTGTACCCTGAACTACACTAAAGATGATTATTAGTATTTATGTTTATGCACACAGTTATATGATTTAAAACGTTTTAAATGTGGTTAAAATCATGCACGTGGTTAACGTGCACCAGCACAAATAGTTTTAAAACCACTGTATATATAGTAgtatttaatttttgttttcatcatattccacacatttttgtttttatttccaagGTTATTATCTatgcagtatttttttggcATGAAGTAGACTTTTAGTTGTGTGATGTGCTCGAGACGAGGAGGTTAGAGGATGCACCTTCTACAGCGGCTGATGAGCAGGCCGATCATATGAACTTTTAAGAAGATGAAGTTGAAACAGCAGTTGAAACTTTTCATTCCAGAGATTTTATACAGCTTCAACACACTGTCTCAAAGCTTGAAACTAGAAGATCAAGGCTGCTTTCTGGTGCTCTTATACAATAGTCAAATTTCAGTGTGGCAATAAGTAGTCGTCTGAATTAACGTAACAATTGAAATACAGCAAAatcaacagcaaaaacaatTTCTTTATGTCTGTTTGCTGTGCCTCATGGTATTTATTACAGATGAACTCCCCTAAGACACGTTATTAATCTGTCTCCGCCTCCTACTTTTAACATGGTAAAACTGTAGCACATTGTTGTGGCATGGAAACGTCTCAAACATGCACAGGAGTGGGGCCACCAGGACCAGACCTGAAAAACACTTCACGTCATTTTCCATTTTGGTTCTAGAAATTCTGCTTTATAGATTTTGTTCAATCAACTGATCAGTTTCAACAGTTGCTTGATTCTTTCTCCCCTGCAATTCAAAGCCTGTTGGCATCAGTAATTTCATGGATCTTTGGTGGCGAGTACAGACATTAAAGGCTCACTAGCACCCCCTAGTGGCTACATTGTTCATGACACCTCACAATTTACCAGGGTTAGAAATCCTAGTTAGAAACATACATCGTATTATCTATTTTTCCCCCAgtattgataatgaaaatgtaatattttgtcCTGAGGGTGGTGCTAGAGAGAAGGTCAAGGGGTTTACCAAATTTACTACGAATCATCTGTCCTAAATATTCACATATAATTTCGTGGAAATCTGGCCAGAGGTTGTCACCGTGTGTCCACATTGTTAGATTGGCTGACTGTTatcctaaaaaaaaagacttgcaACCCTTTGCTAAAGTGGCTGTCTTGTAAAGTTTACATTTGTATATCTTTGGTCAGTTCTCACCTCGGTGAcaagtttaaaggtgcaataagtgTTTCTTGAGAAAGATGGTTGATTTTGTTGTCTCACTAaccaggtcgtcaaatactgacacttagAGTCAGGCCAGTCGCAAACCCTAAGCGTTGGCATTTGATAACCTAGGAATGAGACAAAATAATCCAACTATTTTACACAATCAACCTTGAACCTAGACTAGAGGTAAATAAGACAAAATGTCCTCGTATTCCTTTTAACGTTGCGACTAACAAAGCAAACATCCCTCTGCTTGCCGTGTGTTGGCAGTGTCCAACACCGTTTCCAGCCTTGGCTCTCTAATTTGCAGTTTAGGGTGAAACTGGATCACatctgtcatgtttttgatgcatGTCCACATTAATACAGATGCTGTGTTTAGTTCTGATGCAGACTTTTCTAATCCAAACTGATCATTGTTGCACATTAGTCTGTTGACATTCCTGTAGTTTGGATGAGTGAGATTGAGATTGTACAGTTCACTTTTTGGTTTACAAAGACCTTCTTTTTTGCAGTTTACCTTTTTTAGGTTTACACACTCCTCGGCTGTTGTGGGTCTTGAGTCTGTCTGGCATCTGAGTTGTTAAAGTTACAGGCAAAAGTTTTGATGTCTTCAACAAATTGGTCAGATGAGAAGGTGATTAACAGTTTCATCTCTTTGCATCCAGTCTACGCTATTTGATAAATGTATTCATGTTGGTGATAAAGGTCTGACTCACAGTCAGTGATCCAGTTTGATCAGATGGGTTTCTGGCATAATTTATAGCTGATTC contains:
- the sncaip gene encoding synphilin-1, whose protein sequence is MEAPEYLDLDEIDFSDDSVYSVTSLKSIPELSRRSDGQAEERPAPAINWSRGVSSHSGGGIKPTGLAEVHSKFRPVKRVSPLKHQPETTDSDSDGKVQGQGLGLGEQGEGSKDDPSTEKPTQPSTSSDGSGGKGKGLGGGVGVVGGNNPQVLFGELEHYDLDMDEILDVPYIKSSQQMSTLPRVPHDKRSVTGSNLGGGTLERNRGGGLKSSALSHNESLNLGSSSSQTPYCVLSPVKWSDLRKSKSMDPDLHHLHRSPAGGGYQSELLSSGLLSCSSSLSSFSDADKLLSARVYPDSQTQRPGVEPPGGPVLMFPMPGCSVSRQDASKSWAPGSGGGGGGSSASRGFGGGGAGGEVDEETKKNQNIINIVREGQISLLPHLAADNLELIRDEDGNNLLHISACQGHADCLQHLTSLMGEDSLNERNNQQLTPAGLGVKNGHLECVRWMVSETEAIAELSCTREHPSLIHYAARYGQEKVLLWLLQFMQEQAISLDEVDQNGNTAVHVAAQYGHLTCIQTLVEYGSNVTVQNQQGERPSQSAERQGHTTCARYLVVVETCMSLASQVVKLTKQLNEQAAERITLQQQLQRMMDPNKAEGTPSRSPSSHQPSVEAWPEMMLTAEGTPGDGQWLVRQGGVGPDSVLRQLLGKDMSDTLCPRERLPPAGSLSREGACGAGASGARRAGLMERRELKLARLKQIMQRSLSESDSDGYPPEEGKNQVPSTSNTLRPERPSHLPITEEEPVSNHLNVIMRKHLPSSSSSSTIERKLAFSLSGSKSVDSIGYNPSPTSSDPDAVDGKTPDASTDSNDAANGQKVATSPKSALKSPSSRRKTSQNLKLRVTFDEQVHKSTNQEAEQTKGHHGKERTPTGSSESKRPFGAFRSIMETLSGNTNHNNNSGGQSGSAVKLSNCQNSTGKKSESKGSPGGGARGKGKTSNV